From Coturnix japonica isolate 7356 chromosome 1, Coturnix japonica 2.1, whole genome shotgun sequence, the proteins below share one genomic window:
- the MCAT gene encoding malonyl-CoA-acyl carrier protein transacylase, mitochondrial yields the protein MGSRAATTWRLAGCSGRGVLRDAARRRGSSLRGGGERAASLSELLQSSVGDEEPGEGEAAGGRREQRSPREGTVLLFPGQGSQFVGMGRGLLRYPGVRDMYRLAEKVLGYDLLSLCLEGPRAELDRTRHCQPAVFVASLAAVEKLNHLQPKVVESCVAAAGYSVGEFAALVFAGAMDFAEALCAVKVRAEAMQAAAEAVPSGMLSVIGRREANYKYACLEARRHCESLGIDSPVCEVSNYLFPDSRVIAGHIQALEFLQENASKFYFTRTKMLPVSGAFHTRLMEPAVEPLAEVLKSIEIQKPLICVYSNVDSKKYMHSKHIQKLLVKQLVSPVLWEQTMHSIYQRKQGMEFPYTYEVGPGKQLGAVLRKCNLKAWRQYSHVGVTEEEEAAET from the exons ATGGGCAGCCGGGCCGCGACAACATGGCGGCTCGCTGGCTGCAGCGGGCGCGGCGTCCTGCGCGACGCAGCGCGGCGGCGGGGCAGCTCGCTCCGAGGCGGTGGGGAACGGGCGGCGAGCCTGAGcgagctgctgcagagctcgGTGGGGGACGAGGAGCCGGGCGAGGGAGAGGCGGCGGGGGGGAGGCGGGAGCAGCGGTCTCCGCgggagggcacagtgctgctgttccccGGGCAGGGCAGCCAGTTCGTGGGGATGGGCCGCGGGCTGCTGCGCTACCCCGGCGTGCGGGACATGTACCGCCTGGCCGAGAAGGTGCTGGGCTACGACCTGCTTTCGCTCTGCCTGGAGGGGCCGCGGGCCGAGCTGGACCGCACCCGGCACTGCCAGCCCGCCGTGTTCGTCGCCTCCCTGGCCGCCGTAGAGAAGCTCAACCACCTGCAGCCTAAG GTGGTGGAGAGCTGCGTGGCCGCTGCCGGGTACAGCGTGGGCGAGTTCGCGGCGTTGGTGTTCGCCGGAGCCATGGACTTCGCGGAAG cACTCTGTGCTGTGAAGGTGCGTGCTGAGGCCATGCAGGCGGCAGCGGAGGCCGTCCCCAGTGGGATGCTGTCAGTCATCGGCAGACGAGAGGCCAACTACAAATATGCCTGCCTGGAAGCCCGTAGGCACTGCGAGTCACTGGGCATAGACAGCCCCGTGTGCGAGGTCTCCAACTACCTGTTCCCAGATAGCAGGGTCATCGCAGGGCACATACAG GCTTTGGAGTTTTTGCAGGAGAACGCCTCAAAATTCTACTTCACACGTACCAAAATGCTTCCAGTCAGCGGTGCCTTCCACACACGGCTGATGGAACCAGCAGTAGAGCCTCTGGCTGAGGTCCTGAAATCCATTGAAATTCAAAAACCACTGATTTGTGTCTATTCCAATGTTGACAGCAAAAAGTACATGCACTCAAAGCACATCCAGAAACTGCTGGTGAAGCAGCTCGTCTCACCCGTGCTGTGGGAGCAGACTATGCATTCCATTTACCAGAGGAAGCAGGGAATGGAATTTCCATACACATATGAGGTGGGTCCCGGTAAACAGCTGGGAGCAGTTCTCCGAAAGTGTAATCTGAAGGCCTGGAGGCAGTACAGCCACGTGGGTGtcacagaggaagaagaagcGGCGGAAACATAA